The Stigmatella aurantiaca DW4/3-1 genome contains the following window.
AGCTCTCGCGAGATGCGCTCCTTGAGCAGCGTCACACCGATGGAGTTCAGGCCCAGCTCGAAGAAGGTCCGTCCCCGTATGTCGAGCCCGGCAGGGTCCGCCTCCAGTACACCCGCGACTTGCGCGAGGAGAAACGCCGCCAACCGGGCCTCGCGCTGACCGGCAGGCGCTTCCCGGAGCTCCCTGGCGGCATTCGCCTGAGGAGGCGGCGCGGTGGCAACGTCTGGCCGCGTATCCGTCGGTGCCCGGCTCACTTCTCCGGCCGACAACCACTCTGGCCAGAGACGTTGCCGCTGGAAGGGATAGCCCGGCAGGCTCACGCAACGTCCGCCCGCCATGGAGAGTGCCTCCCACGAAGGCATCCCCCCTTCGACGTAAGCCCTCCCCGCTTCGATCCGTTCAGGTGGCTGACCGTCTTCCACCAGGAGCAGTTGCCCGGAAGCGCGCGCGAGCTCACCGAGGAGCCTCACCAGCCCCTCCTGTCCACCCGCGATCACCGCCGCGCGATGGCGGTGGTGCTGCCGCTTGAGCGCGGCCGTGAAGCAAACATCCTCCGGCCCCGTCTCCTGGGTGACCGGCCCCGCGAGAAAGTCCCGGAACTGGAGCGCTTGGGCGCGCAGCGCCTCGGGGGAGAGCGCGGAAAGCACCAAGAGATGACCCGGAGTGCCAGTGCTGGACGTCGGTGGCACACGGGCCTCCGGCGCGGCCTCCAGGACCACGAAGGCGTTCGAGCCCCCGAGCGAGGTGGACACGACGCCCGCCCGTCTGGGCTCACCTGTTCCGCGCTCTGGCCAGGGCTCCCGCTTCGACTGGATGCGCAGGCCGAGTTCCTCGAAGTCGATCTGCGGATTGGGCGTCTCCACATGGATCGTCGGCAGCAGGGTCCGGTGGTACAGGGACAGGCAGACCTTGATGAACTGCGCGATGCCGGCCGCTGCCCCCATGTAGCCCAGGTTGTTGCTGACGGCCCCCAACCGGCAGGGAAATGGCCGCTCCTTCCCGAGCACCTCGCCGATGGCCTCGGCCTCGGCCGCATCCCCCTTGAGGAAAGACGAGCCGTGGAGCTCGACGTAGTCGAGGCTGGCCGCCTCCACCCCGCCCCGCTCACAAGCGTGGCGGATGACCTCCGCCTGGGCCGGGACACTGGAGGCCATGATCCATTCGTTCCGGCCGTTGTGGTTGACGGCGCTGCCGCGAATCACCGCATACACACGATCGCTGGCATCGACCCGGGACAGAGGCTTGAGCACCACCACCCCGGCCCCCTCGCCTCGGATGTAACCGTCGGCCTCCGCATCCAAGGTCCGGCACTGGCCTCGGGCCGAGAGAACCCCAGCCTGGGACAGCATGATGCTGCTCTCCGGCGACAGCATGAGATCCACGCCGCCAGCGAGCGCCAGATCCACCTCGCCCAGCGCCAGGCTCCGGCACGCCTCATGGAGGGCGGCCGTCGACGAGGCGCACCCCACGCTCGCGCAGGTGCTCGGGCCCCGGAGATCAAACGCGTACGAAATCCGGTTCGCCGCGAACGAGGGCGTCGTGCCGAGCAACGCGTAGCCATCCAGGGCCGTCCAGTCCCGGGCCAGCATTCTCTGGAAGTCGTTGAAGTTGAGGCCCACGAAGACGCCCGTACGGCTTCCGCGCAAGGCATCGAAGGGAATGCCGGCGTCTTCCAGGGCGTACCACGCGCTCTCGAACAACACGCGATGCTGGGGATCCATCTGCCGCAGCTCGCGCTTCGGAAGACGGAACGCGTTGGGGTCCGCTGTCTCCAGGCCGTTGATCAGACCAGCCCGGCGGTGACGAATCTTTCCTGGACGATCGGGAGCCGGATCATACAGCGCCGTCAGATCCCAGCGGCTGGACGGAATGTCCGCAGTCGCGTCGGTTCCTTCAGACAGAAGACTCCACAACTGCTGCGGGCTCTCAGCTCCTGGAAAACGAAGCCCGAGTCCAACGATGGCGATCGGCTCGTACTGCATAGGGTCTAGGGCTACGATTCACAGGTGTTCTCGGTACAACCCATTGTTTGATACTGAATCGAGCCTAGGGCACGGTCATTGGAGGGTCAAGGACCCAGGAAGATCGGCTCAAGTCACTGGAACCCTTGGGTAACGCAGGGTGCGCGCTGATAAGGACGACATGGACTTCAGTTGGACGAGCGAGCAGCTGGAACTGTATGACCGCGCGCTGGATTTCGCCCGGGCGAATCTTTCTGATGATCCGAAGCGCACCGAGGGGAAGTTCCCTCGCACGCTGTGGCAGCGATGTGGCGAGTTCGGCTTCTTGGGTCTGCCCGTGCCCGAACGTCATGGCGGTCTTGGGCTCGACACGCTGACGACCGCCCGGGTGATGGAGGCGCTGGGGCGCGGGTGCGTCGATACGGGGCTGGTCTTCTCCGCGGGGGCGCACCTCTTCGCCTGCGTCATGCCCATTCTCGAAGCGGGCGATGACCGGCAGAAAACCCAGTACCTTCCCCGGCTCTGCTCGGGAGAGTGGGTGGGCGCCAACGCCATCTCCGAGCCCGAGGCAGGCTCCGATGTTTTCGCCCTCAAGACGCGTGCGGTGCGCGACGGCGACAGCTACGTGCTCGACGGAGGCAAGAGCTACGTCACCAACGGCCCGGATGCCGATGTCTTCCTGGTCTACGCCGTCACCCACCCCACATCCGGATACTTGGGCCTGAGCGCTTTTCTCATCGAGAAGAAGACGCCGGGCCTCTCCGTGGGGAGGCCCTTCGAGAAGATGGGCCTGTCGACCTCGCCCATCGCGCCCATCTATCTGGAAGGCTGCCGGGTGCCCGCTTCCGCGATGCTCGGTGCCGAGGGCCAAGGGGCCCCGCTCTTCAAGCGCTCCATGCAGTGGGAGCGAGCCTGCCTCTTCGCCGCCTACGTGGGCGTCATGGAGCGGGTGCTCGAACAGACGGTGGACTTCGCCCGTCAGCGCAAGCAGTTCAAGCGCGCCATCGGGAAAAATCAGGCCATCTCCCACCGGCTGGCGGACATGAAGCTGCGGCTCGAATCCTCGCGGCTCCTGCTGTACCGCGCTTGCTGGTTGATGGATCGCGGCCAGGAGGCCTCCATGGAGGTGTCGCTGGCCAAGCTGGCGATCAGCGAGGCCGCCGTCCAGTGCGGTCTGGACACCCTCCAGATCCACGGTGGCATGGGGTACGTGACCGAGACGGGCATCGAGCGGGTGCTGCGAGACGCCATCCCCAGCACGATCTTCTCCGGCACCTCGGAGATTCAACGGGACATCATCGCCAGCAACCTGGGCCTATGACGCTCGATCAGATCGTGATCCGCAGCGCGGCGCGGGCCCCCGAGGCCGTCGCCGTCCAAGGTCCCGACGCGACGCTCACCTACGGCCAGCTCGACGCGCTCGCCAACCGGATTGCCCGCGCCCTTCAGGGGCTGGGGGTCAAGAAAGGGGACAGGGTGGGGCTGTGGACGGAGAAGTCCACGCGCGCGGTGGCCGCAATGCAGGGGATTGCCCGGCTGGGTGCCGCCTACGTGCCGCTGGATCCCCTGAATCCCGCCGTACGGACGCGGATCATCCTCGACGACTGCCGCATCGACGTGCTGGTGACCAGCGCCTCGCGCGCCGCGGAGCTCCACTCCGGTGGCATGGACCGGCTCCGCTTCCTGTTGGTGGATGACGAGGGCCCCTCGCTCCCGTGGTCCCGGCTGGCTGAATTTTCGGATGCGCCGCTGCCCCACCACGGCTCGGACGACCATGATCTGGCCTACATCCTCTACACCTCTGGCTCCACCGGAACGCCCAAAGGCGTGTGCATCAGCCAGCGGAACGCGCTGGCGTTCATCGAGTGGTGTCACGGGCTGCTGAACACCACCCCGGCCGATCGCTTCAGCAACCACGCGCCGTTCTTCTTCGATCTTTCGGTGCTGGATCTCTACGCGGCGTTCCTGGGGGGGGCCTCGGTCACCCTCATCCCCGAGGCACTGGCTTTCGCACCCGAGAAGCTGGTGGAGCTGGTGCTGCGCGAGCGGTTCAGCATCTGGTACTCGGTGCCCTCCGCGCTCACCCTGATGATGCAACAAGGCGGGCTGCTGAATCACCCGGAGCTTCCCTTCCGGGCCGTGCTGTTCGCGGGAGAGCCCTTCCCCATCAAGCACCTGCGTCCCCTCCGAGAGCACCTCCCAGCCGCACGGTTCTTCAACCTGTATGGCCCCACCGAGACGAATGTCTGCACCTTCCACGAAGTGACGGACATTTCTCCCGAGCGTACCGAGCCCGTTCCGATCGGCCGGGCCAGTTGTGGGGACCAGGTGTGGCTCGCCAGGCCACCGGACTCCGAGCCTTCCCAGCAGGCAGAGGGCGGCGAGGTGGGCGAACTGATGGTGGCCGGCCCCACGGTGATGCTGGGCTATTGGGGCCACCCCCCTCAAGGGGACCAGCCCTACGCCACCGGGGATCTCTGCCGCCGCCTTCCCGATGGCACCTTCGAGTACCTCGGCCGCCGCGACAACATGTTGAAGGTGCGGGGGCGGCGGATCGAACCCGGCGAGATCGAAGCCGCATTGCTCACCCACCCGGACATCCGAGAGGTGGGCGTGGTGGCCTCGGGCGCTGGCCTGGAAGCGCGGCTGGTGGCGTTCCTGGTCAGCGCCTCCGCCACCGCTCCCTCGCTCCTCAAGGTGAAGAAGCACTGCGCCGAGCGGCTGCCGCGCTACATGATCGTCGATGAGGTGCGTGTCCTCGCGGAAATGCCACGGACGCAGAACGGCAAGCTCGACCGGCGAGCGCTGCAGGCCCTGACGCAACAGCGTCCGCCAGGTTGAAGTCCGCGACGGCGGGGGCCGCTCACTCCGCTCCGAGGAAGGACTCGGCCTTCACATAAGGCAGGCTGGCGGCGATGCCCCGCTCCTGGCACCAGGCCATGAGCTTGCGCGCCTCCAGGATCTGCGGCGAGTTTTCCTGGTACCCCATGGCCATCACGTGGCCCATCCACGGCTCCCGGCCCATGGCGTAAACGCAGACCTGGCTCGGGTGGAGGCGCTTGACGATTTCAATGGCCCGCTCGCTGTTGGAGCCATTGAGCCTCCGGGATTGATCCTGCTTGCGCGGCAAGGGAGCAGGCAGGAGCGGTCCGTACATCCAGCTGAGCGGTCCGCCTTCGGACTCCATGCCAATGAACAGGGCGTCAACGTCTCCCACCGCGGCATGGACGTGATCATACAGGCGCGGCTCGATGGCGTTGGAGTCCGCGGCCATCAAGAGCGACTTGCCTTCCAGCCGGACCAGGTGCGCGAGCTTCGCCCGGATGTTCAGGTCCCCGTGCTCTCCGATGAAGGGCATTCCCATGAGAGAGCCCCCTGGGATGTCCAGCGACTCCAGCTCGCCCAGGGTCACCACGTGGCGGAACCCCACGTGCTGCAACAACAGCTTGAGAGAGGGGTCCGCGAGGCTTCCACCATCGCTGGAGGGAACCACGATCGTGCCGATCCGGTTGCGCAGCGGCAGCAGCGTCTCCAGCATCAAATGATCCGCGTGCCCGTGGGTGATCAGGACGTAATCGATCTTCTCGGGAAGATCCGAGTGGGTGTACCGGGGCAGATCCGTGGGGAAGTCATAGCTGACCACGGGATCCGTGAGGATGCTCACGTCCTTCGACTCGATGAGGACACAGGCGTGGCCAAAGTAGCGCACCCGGACGCCCTTGCCGCTGTAGCGGGGTGTCTGGCGGGGAGGCTCTTCCGTGAAGAAAGACGAGAACCGCTCCGTGTGCTCCGGTGCGATTCCCAGCGCCTCCTGGATGGGCGCCACCGGCGCCGGCGTATGCCGCATGGCGAAGAGCGCATCGAGTGCCCCGTGCCGGAAGGGCACGTGCACATGCAGCGTGTCCTTCTGTGAGTCGAGCCGGGGGGTACTGAAGACATACGGCCGCGCGTCTCCTTCGAGCAGCCGGAGCGCCACGCTCTGAGCGGACTCCTGGTAGTGGGGGCTCCGGTAGAGCAGGGCCTCGAAGAAGCGGGGCGATGCGCGGTTGTTGAGATCGTACGTGAGTTCCACGTACCCCTGGAGGATGTCGGGCACCTTCCGGTACAGTTCCTCGAGCGAGGAGCCGTTGGCGGTGGCCAGCAATTTGTCCAGCTCCGCCACGGCCTGCGCGAACTTCAACGAGGAGGCCTGCTCCCGCTGGGTGCGCTCCAGCAATGCCTTGACCTCCCCTGCCCGCTCCGCGCCATGGTTGATGTACGGCCCTCCCATCAGCGCGGGGTTCTTCAACGCGGCGACATGGACGGCGGGCATCGAGACAAACGACTGCATGATCTTCATATGCAGGTTCGCCACGAAGAGCGGCGCAGTCGCGGGCGCGACCAGATACCACCACGCGTACCACTGGTTGTAGAGCGGTTCGGCGGCGGCGTTGGGCTTCAGGTACTTCGCGGGCTGGGACATGGGCTTCACCCCCTTCTCGAAACGGCTTCGGTTGCCAGGCTTTGCCGCAGGACCTTCAGTTGCGCGAAGTCTGCGCTTCCATCTTCTTGCGCAGGCTCAGAGGACGCATGTCCGTCCAGACCTGCTTGATGTACTCCAGGCACTCGGCCTTGGCGCCCTGCTTGCCAGCATCCTTCCAGCCCAGTGCGTTCTCGCGATCCGCAGGCCAGATGGAGTACTGCTCCTCGTGGTTCATCACCACCTTGTAGATTGCCGTGTCCTCTTGCTCATTCGTAGCCATCGCGCGACTCCTGGACGGGGTGAGCCATGCGGTGCATGGCTGGTTTCAGGGAGAGCGACTCTATCGCATAATCCTTGATACCATGACATCCTCGAATTCCAGCTCCACAGCCCAGCAGGCAGCCGAAGCGCTCGCTCAGGCGCGCCGCTTCTCCCGGACCCTTCAAGACCGGACCGCCACGCGCACCCAGCGCTTCTCCAGGGGGACGGCGTTGTTCAACGACCGGTTCCCCAAGTCATGGGCCCATAACTTCCTGCGCGTGGATCCTCCCTCGGAGGGGATTTCGGCCCAAGCGCTCGCGGTCCAGGCCGAAGTCCTGCACGGCGAGGCGGGGCACTCCCATCGGCGCCTCTGGGTGGATGACGCGGCCACCGGCGAGCGGCTCCTGGAGAGCCTTGGCCCGCTCGGCTGGCAGACCCAGTGTGAGTGGGTGATGGCGCACTTCGACGAAGTGCCCGCCCCGGATCCCCGCATCACCGTCCAGGAGTTCTCTCACGAGGGCATGCGCCCTTTCTGGGAGGAGATGTTCCGCCGGATGGAGTTCGTTCGGGACGAAAAGACGGTGCAGCAATTGACCGAGCGCAACCTCCTCCTCGGCCAGCAGTCCTCCGTCCGGCACTTCGGCGCGGTCTTCGAGGGACGCATCGTCAGCGCGTGCGACCTCTACCCGGGGGAAGGCTTGGCGGAAATCCAGGACGTGGAGACGCTGGAGGAGTTCCGGAAGCAGGGGTTCTCCCGCGCGGTCATGAGGACAGCGTTGCGCGCCGCTCGGGAGCGCGGCGCCGCCTTCACGTTCCTCACCACCGACTCAGACGATTGGCCCAAGGAGTTCTATGGCCGACTCGGCTTTCAGCCGGTGGGGAAGTTCTTCGTCTTCGTCAGAACTCCCCCCCAGACCTGATTGAGCAGATGCCCCCGTGGGCTACTCCTCTTCTTCTTCTTCCTCATCGTCGTCCTCGTAGCGCGAGACGGCGATGAGCGGGGGCGCTTCCAGCTCCGGCGCTCCTTTTGGAAGCGCTTCCAGCCGGGCGGCGATTCCAGCCACCGTCGCGTTCTCGAACAGGGTGACCACCGGCAGTTCCGCCTGAAGCTCCTGCCGCACCTTCGAGATGATCTGGATGGCCATGAGTGAGTGGCCACCGAGATCGAAGAAGTTGTCGGTCACCCCCACCCTCGGCACTCCCAACACCTCCTGCCAGATCCCCGCCAGCTTCTTCTCCATCTCCGTCCGCGGCGCCACGTACTCCGCCCGCTCTGTCCCGTACTCCGGCGCCGGCAGCGCCTTGCGATCCACCTTCCCGTTGTGCGTCAGCGGCAGCGCCTCCATCACCACCATCGCCGAGGGCACCATCGCCGCCGTCAACTGCCCCTTCAGGTACTCCGTCAGCTCCTTCCCCGTTGGCTGGGCCCCCGCCTCCTTCGCCGACACGTACCCCACCAGCCTCTTGCCCTGGCCCTCCGCACGGGCCACCACCACGCACATCCCCACCCGCGGGTGCTTCCTCAGCGCCGCCTCGATCTCTCCCAGCTCTATCCGGATGCCCCGGATCTTCACCTGGTGGTCATTTCTGCCCAGGAACTCCAGGGTGCCGTCCTCCAGGCACCTCACCAAGTCTCCGGTCCGGTAGAGCCGCTCCCCAGCTTGCGAGGCGAAGGGGTTGGGCACGTAGCTGCCCGCCGTCTTCACCGCATCTCCCAGGTAGCCCCGGCCCACTCCCACCCCGCCCACGCACAGCTCTCCAGGCACCCCCAGCGGCACCGGCTGTATCCACTCGTCCACCACGTACAGTTGCAGGTTCGGCAACGTCCCGTGAATCGGCATCCACCCCTGCTTCTGCTGCGGCGCCTTCATCATCTTGTAGTGCGTCACGTCGTCCGAGCACTCCGTCGGCCCGTACGCGTTCACCATCGGGATTCCCGGGTAGCGCTCGAACCACCTCTGGCACAACTCCGCCGGCAGCGCCTCCCCGTTGAGGAAGAACCACTTGAGCGCTGACACGTCGTACTCGTTCGGCCGGGCCTCCAGCTCCTCCAGGATGAGCTTCATGTGCGCTGGCACCGTCTCCAGCAGCGTCACCCCCTGCCTTCCCATCTCCTTGAGCAGCTTCTGCGGCTCCCACGCGCTCTCGTCCGGGAACACCGCCGTCCTTCCTCCGCTCAGCAGTGCCGACAGGAACTGCCACACCGACACGTCGAAGCTCTGCACCGCCACTTGGGCCACCACTTCCTCGGGCCCCATCCCCAAGTCCCTCACCTTGGCCATCAGGTGGTTCTTCATCCCCCGGTGCTCGATCATCGCCCCCTTGGGCACCCCCGTGGACCCGGAGGTGTACAGCACGTACGCCAGGCTCTTGGGCTCCACCTCGTGCTTCGGGTTGTGCTCCCCGCGCCCCTCGGCCAGCACGCCCTCTCGCTCCAGCACCGGCTGGCCCTGTGCAATCTCCTGCGCCAACCCTCGCGTCTTCTCCTCGCTCAGCACCCACTGGCACCCGCTCTGCTTCACCAGGCCCGCGAGCCGGGAAGCTGGCAGCGCCGGGTCCAACGGCAGGTACACCGCGTCCGCCTTGAGCACTCCCAGCAGGCTCACCAGGTACCCCACCCCTCGCTCCTGCACCACCCCCACCACCTTCTCCAGCCCTGCTCCTCTCGCCTTCAGCGCATGCGCCACTCGGTTCGCCTGCGCATTGAGCTGCCGGTAGCTCAGCGCCTGCTCCCCGCACACCACCGCCACCGCTTCCGGCGTCTTCTCCACCTGCTTCTCGAACAGCTCGCAGAACAGCTCCGGCCCTTCCTCCCGGCCCGTCTGATTCCACTTCTCCAGCACCGTCTGCCGTTCGCCTTCTCCCAACACTGGCAGCTGCCACAGCCTCTTCTCCGGCTGCTCCACCGCTCCCTTCAGCAACACTTGGTAGTGCGACATCAGCCGCTCCACCGTCTTCCTCTCGTACAGCTCCGTGTTGTACTCGACGCCGCCGTGGAGCCCTTCCGGACCCTCGATCATGGTGAGCAGAAGGTCGAACTTCGACGTCTCCGTGGTCAGCTCTTCCAGGCCCAGCGTGAGACCTTCCAGCTTGAGGCTCGCGGTAGGTGCTTTCTGAAGCTCGAAGGCGACCTGGAAGAGCGGCGTGCGCGTCAGATCCCTCTCGGGCTGCACCGCCTCCACCACCCGGTCGAAGGGCGCCTCTTGATGGGTGTACGCCTCCAGCGTCACCTTGCGCACCCGCTCCAGCAGTTCCGTGAACCGGGGGTTTCCATCCACCTGCGTGCGCAGCGCCAGCGTGTTGACGAAGAACCCAATGAGCTCCTCGATCTCCGCCTGTCCCCGGTTCGCCACGGAGGTGCCCACGACGATGTCCTGCTGCCGGGTGTAACGGGCCAGCAACGCGTTGAATCCGGCCAGCAGCGTCATGAACAGCGTCGTGCCCTGCTTGCGGCTCAGCGCCTTCAGCCCTTCCTCCAGCTCCTTCGGCAGCCGGAAGAGGTACCGGTCTCCCCTCGCGCCCTGCATGGGCCCACGCGGCCGATCCGTCTTCAGATCCAGGGGCTCCACGCCCGCCAGCTGCTTCTTCCAGTACCCGAGGTGCTTATCGAGCGTCTCACCCTTCAACCATTGCCGCTGCCACTGCGCGTAATCCGCGTACTGCACCTTCAAGGCGCTCAGCGGTGAAGGCTGTCCCGCACTGAAGGCCCCATACAAGGCCCCAAGCTCGCGGAAGAACACGCCCACCGACCACCCATCCGAGACGATGTGGTGCATGGTCAGCAGCAGCACGTGCTCCGACGGCTCCAGCTTGAGCAGCCGCGCTCGCATCAGCGGTCCTCGGCCGAGATCAAACGGCTTGCGCGCCTCCTCACCACCCATGCGCTGGAGTTCCACCGCACGAGCCCCTGGCTCCAGGTGGCTCAGATCCACCACTTCCAGTGGGATCGAGCCTGCCTTGCCAATGCGCTGCGCTGGCTGGCTTCCCTCCAGCTCGAACGTGGTGCGCAGCGCATCGTGCCGCGTGACGATCTCACTGAGGCTGCGCTCCAGGGCGTCCACATTGAGCTGACCGGTGAGCCGCAATGCGCCGGGCACGTTGTACAGCGGGCTGTGGGGCTCCAGCTGTCCCAGGACCCACAGCCGCTGCTGGGCATACGACAGCGGTGCCACCTCTCCCCGTGGCATGGGCACCACCGGAGGCAGGCTGCTCGTGCCTCCCGCCACCGCGAGCGTCTCCAGCCGCGCGGCGAGTCCCGACACCGTTGGCTCCTCGAAGAGGGCCCGCACGGGCAGTTCCACCCGCGCAGCTTCCCGGACTCGAGAGATCACCTGAATGGCGATGAGCGAATGGCCACCGAGATCGAAGAAGTTGTCGGTCACCCCCACCCTCGGCACTCCCAGCACCTCCTGCCAGATCCCCGCCAGCTTCTTCTCCATCTCCGTCCGCGGCGCCACGTACTCCGCCCGCTCTGTCCCGTACTCCGGCGCCGGCAGCGCCTTGCGGTCCACCTTCCCGTTGTGCGTCAGCGGCAGCGCCTCCATCACCACCATCGCCGAGGGCACCATCGCCGCCGTCAACTGCCCCTTCAGGTACTCCGTCAGCTCCTTCCCCGTTGGCTGGGCCCCCGCCTCCTTCGCCGACACGTACCCCACCAGCCTCTTGCCCTGGCCCTCCGCACGGGCCACCACCACGCACATCCCCACCCGCGGGTGCTTCCTTAGCGCCGCCTCGATCTCTCCCAGCTCTATCCGGATGCCCCGGATCTTCACCTGGTGGTCATTTCTGCCCAGGAACTCCAGGGTGCCGTCCTCCAGGCACCTCACCAAGTCTCCGGTCCGGTAGAGCCGCTCCCCAGCTTGCGAGGCGAAGGGGTTGGGCACGTAGCTGCCCGCCGTCTTCACCGCATCTCCCAGGTAGCCCCGGCCCACTCCCACCCCGCCCACGCACAGCTCTCCAGGCACCCCCAGCGGCACAGGCTGTATCCACTCGTCCACCACGTACAGTTGCAGGTTCGGCAGCGTCCCGTGAATCGGCATCCACCCCTGCTTCTGCTGCGGCGCCTTCATCATCTTGTAGTGCGTCACGTCGTCCGAGCACTCCGTCGGCCCGTACGCGTTCACCATCGGGATTCCCGGGTAGCGCTCGAACCACCTCTGGCACAGCTCCGCTGGCAGCGCCTCCCCGTTGAGGAAGAACCACTTGAGCGCTGACACGTCGTACTCGTTCGGCCGGGCCTCCAACTCCTCCAGGATGAGCTTCATGTGCGCTGGCACCGTCTCCAGCAGCGTCACCCCCTGCCTTCCCATCTCCTTGAGCAGCTTCTGCGGCTCCCACGCACTCTCGTCCGGGAACACCGCCGTCCTTCCTCCGCTCAGCAGTGCCGACAGGAACTGCCACACCGACACGTCGAAGCTCTGCACCGCCACCTGCGCCACCACCTCCTCGAGCCCCATCCCCAAGTCCCTCACCTTTGCCATCAGGTGATTCTTCATCCCCCGGTGCTCGATCATCGCCCCCTTGGGCACCCCCGTGGACCCGGAGGTGTACAGCACGTACGCCAGGCTCTTGGGCTCCACCTCGTGCTTCGGGTTGTGCTCCCCGCGCCCCTCGGCCAGCACGCCCTCTCGCTCCAGCACCGGCTGGCCCTGTGCAATCTCCTGCGCCAACCCTCGCGTCTTCTCCTCGCTCAGCACCCATTGGCACCCGCTCTGCTTCACCAGGCCCGCGAGCCGGGAAGCTGGCAGCGCCGGGTCCAGCGGCAGGTACACTGCGTCCGCCTTGAGCACTCCCAGCAGGCTCACCAGGTACCCCACCCCTCGCTCCTGCACTACCCCCACCACCTTCTCCAGCCCTGCTCCTCTCGCCTTCAGCGCATGCGCCACTCGGTTCGCCTGCGCATTGAGCTGCCGGTAACTCAGCGCCTGCTCTCCGCACACCACCGCCACCGCTTC
Protein-coding sequences here:
- a CDS encoding beta-ketoacyl synthase N-terminal-like domain-containing protein, translating into MQYEPIAIVGLGLRFPGAESPQQLWSLLSEGTDATADIPSSRWDLTALYDPAPDRPGKIRHRRAGLINGLETADPNAFRLPKRELRQMDPQHRVLFESAWYALEDAGIPFDALRGSRTGVFVGLNFNDFQRMLARDWTALDGYALLGTTPSFAANRISYAFDLRGPSTCASVGCASSTAALHEACRSLALGEVDLALAGGVDLMLSPESSIMLSQAGVLSARGQCRTLDAEADGYIRGEGAGVVVLKPLSRVDASDRVYAVIRGSAVNHNGRNEWIMASSVPAQAEVIRHACERGGVEAASLDYVELHGSSFLKGDAAEAEAIGEVLGKERPFPCRLGAVSNNLGYMGAAAGIAQFIKVCLSLYHRTLLPTIHVETPNPQIDFEELGLRIQSKREPWPERGTGEPRRAGVVSTSLGGSNAFVVLEAAPEARVPPTSSTGTPGHLLVLSALSPEALRAQALQFRDFLAGPVTQETGPEDVCFTAALKRQHHRHRAAVIAGGQEGLVRLLGELARASGQLLLVEDGQPPERIEAGRAYVEGGMPSWEALSMAGGRCVSLPGYPFQRQRLWPEWLSAGEVSRAPTDTRPDVATAPPPQANAARELREAPAGQREARLAAFLLAQVAGVLEADPAGLDIRGRTFFELGLNSIGVTLLKERISRELGLELSTTAFFEHPRVELLAKWLSGRLEARTAPAPKQEGAGDAFSQEDRELAERIAGLSEDQTRELIARKLAEFSIEVE
- a CDS encoding acyl-CoA dehydrogenase family protein translates to MDFSWTSEQLELYDRALDFARANLSDDPKRTEGKFPRTLWQRCGEFGFLGLPVPERHGGLGLDTLTTARVMEALGRGCVDTGLVFSAGAHLFACVMPILEAGDDRQKTQYLPRLCSGEWVGANAISEPEAGSDVFALKTRAVRDGDSYVLDGGKSYVTNGPDADVFLVYAVTHPTSGYLGLSAFLIEKKTPGLSVGRPFEKMGLSTSPIAPIYLEGCRVPASAMLGAEGQGAPLFKRSMQWERACLFAAYVGVMERVLEQTVDFARQRKQFKRAIGKNQAISHRLADMKLRLESSRLLLYRACWLMDRGQEASMEVSLAKLAISEAAVQCGLDTLQIHGGMGYVTETGIERVLRDAIPSTIFSGTSEIQRDIIASNLGL
- a CDS encoding amino acid adenylation domain-containing protein, producing the protein MTLDQIVIRSAARAPEAVAVQGPDATLTYGQLDALANRIARALQGLGVKKGDRVGLWTEKSTRAVAAMQGIARLGAAYVPLDPLNPAVRTRIILDDCRIDVLVTSASRAAELHSGGMDRLRFLLVDDEGPSLPWSRLAEFSDAPLPHHGSDDHDLAYILYTSGSTGTPKGVCISQRNALAFIEWCHGLLNTTPADRFSNHAPFFFDLSVLDLYAAFLGGASVTLIPEALAFAPEKLVELVLRERFSIWYSVPSALTLMMQQGGLLNHPELPFRAVLFAGEPFPIKHLRPLREHLPAARFFNLYGPTETNVCTFHEVTDISPERTEPVPIGRASCGDQVWLARPPDSEPSQQAEGGEVGELMVAGPTVMLGYWGHPPQGDQPYATGDLCRRLPDGTFEYLGRRDNMLKVRGRRIEPGEIEAALLTHPDIREVGVVASGAGLEARLVAFLVSASATAPSLLKVKKHCAERLPRYMIVDEVRVLAEMPRTQNGKLDRRALQALTQQRPPG
- a CDS encoding MBL fold metallo-hydrolase, producing the protein MSQPAKYLKPNAAAEPLYNQWYAWWYLVAPATAPLFVANLHMKIMQSFVSMPAVHVAALKNPALMGGPYINHGAERAGEVKALLERTQREQASSLKFAQAVAELDKLLATANGSSLEELYRKVPDILQGYVELTYDLNNRASPRFFEALLYRSPHYQESAQSVALRLLEGDARPYVFSTPRLDSQKDTLHVHVPFRHGALDALFAMRHTPAPVAPIQEALGIAPEHTERFSSFFTEEPPRQTPRYSGKGVRVRYFGHACVLIESKDVSILTDPVVSYDFPTDLPRYTHSDLPEKIDYVLITHGHADHLMLETLLPLRNRIGTIVVPSSDGGSLADPSLKLLLQHVGFRHVVTLGELESLDIPGGSLMGMPFIGEHGDLNIRAKLAHLVRLEGKSLLMAADSNAIEPRLYDHVHAAVGDVDALFIGMESEGGPLSWMYGPLLPAPLPRKQDQSRRLNGSNSERAIEIVKRLHPSQVCVYAMGREPWMGHVMAMGYQENSPQILEARKLMAWCQERGIAASLPYVKAESFLGAE
- a CDS encoding MbtH family protein is translated as MATNEQEDTAIYKVVMNHEEQYSIWPADRENALGWKDAGKQGAKAECLEYIKQVWTDMRPLSLRKKMEAQTSRN
- a CDS encoding GNAT family N-acetyltransferase is translated as MTSSNSSSTAQQAAEALAQARRFSRTLQDRTATRTQRFSRGTALFNDRFPKSWAHNFLRVDPPSEGISAQALAVQAEVLHGEAGHSHRRLWVDDAATGERLLESLGPLGWQTQCEWVMAHFDEVPAPDPRITVQEFSHEGMRPFWEEMFRRMEFVRDEKTVQQLTERNLLLGQQSSVRHFGAVFEGRIVSACDLYPGEGLAEIQDVETLEEFRKQGFSRAVMRTALRAARERGAAFTFLTTDSDDWPKEFYGRLGFQPVGKFFVFVRTPPQT